The Sporosarcina sp. Te-1 DNA window GCAGTTACCATTGGGTGCAGCCCGGAGAATCATTGTATTTGATATCCAGAAGATATGGCATTACGGTAAATGAGCTGGCGAGAGTGAACGGGATCTCGGTTACCGGTATTTTACCGGTTGGTTTACGGCTTTATATCCCGCCATCGCCTAAAACTGAAATAGACGTACTCGCCTATGTCGAACCTCGCTCTCCGGTCAGTGAGACACTTGTGCAGGAAGTGAGAAGAAGATCGCCGCAACTCACCTATTTGGCCATGTTCAGTTATGAGCCGCAACGGGATGGTTCATTGAAGGAACCGCCGATTGGCAACATCCCTGCAATTGCAAGTGCAGCAGGTGTTGTGAATGTGATGGTCGTCAGTAATCTGGAGAATTTTGCATTTAGCGCAGAGCTGGCAAATGTTTTATTCGTTAATCAGACTGTTCAGAGTAGACTGTTCGAAAATATTGTACAAGTTGCTCGGAGAGTCGGATACCGGGATATTCATTTTGATTTCGAATTCATACGGCCGGCGGACAGGGAACTGTATAACGACTTTCTACGAAAAGCGAGAGCCCGGTTTAAGCCTGCCGGTTTAACGATTTCGGCTGCTCTGCCTCCAAAGACAAGTGATAGTGCAACAGGTTTATATGGTGGAATTGATTATAAAGCGATCGGAGAAATTTGTGATTTTGTCACCTTGATGACGTATGAGTGGGGCTACTCCTATAGCGAGCCGCAAGCAGTCAGTCCGTTGCCGCAAGTTCGAAGAGTAGTGGAGTATGCGGTGAGTCAAATTCCTAGTGACAAAATATTTCTGGGCCAAAATCTTTATGGATACAATTGGTCTTACCCATTCCCACCGGAAAGCGGTATTCCAGCCCAAGCTCTTAGTCCGCAGCAAGCCGTTAATTTGGCAATTAATACGAATACGGACATTCAATATGATTATACTGCGCAAGCACCGCATTTCACGTATACAGATGAAAATGGCGTCCGACATGAAGTATGGTTTGAAGATGCCCGCAGCATACAAGCAAAATTCAATCTGCTGAAGCAATTCAACCTGCGAGGAATCATGTATTGGAAATTAGGTCTTTCGTTCCCGCAAAATTGGCTGCTGATGCAAGACATGTTCAATGTTCGCAAAAGATAGAAGAAAAAAGGGAACCGTTCAGCAGTCGCTGGATAAACGGTTCCCTATTGTATTTATTCTTTTGATATAAAGTTCGATATACTTTGGAATAGTTCAAACTCAGGGTTGATTAGTAGAGCAGGTAGGAATGCAAATGTCATGATGATCATCAGATTTGATCCGATGACAGT harbors:
- a CDS encoding LysM peptidoglycan-binding domain-containing protein; translated protein: MQIHVVQRGQSLYGIGQAYGVPYETIAAANELTDPSRITVGQALVIPIVGSYHWVQPGESLYLISRRYGITVNELARVNGISVTGILPVGLRLYIPPSPKTEIDVLAYVEPRSPVSETLVQEVRRRSPQLTYLAMFSYEPQRDGSLKEPPIGNIPAIASAAGVVNVMVVSNLENFAFSAELANVLFVNQTVQSRLFENIVQVARRVGYRDIHFDFEFIRPADRELYNDFLRKARARFKPAGLTISAALPPKTSDSATGLYGGIDYKAIGEICDFVTLMTYEWGYSYSEPQAVSPLPQVRRVVEYAVSQIPSDKIFLGQNLYGYNWSYPFPPESGIPAQALSPQQAVNLAINTNTDIQYDYTAQAPHFTYTDENGVRHEVWFEDARSIQAKFNLLKQFNLRGIMYWKLGLSFPQNWLLMQDMFNVRKR